Within Streptomyces roseirectus, the genomic segment GCGCGGCGACTACGTCAACGCCCGCCAACTGCTCGCGGCGCTGGCCCGCCGCATCCCCAACTCCGCTTACGACACGGCGAGTTCACCGGCGGAGATCTACGCCCGGCAGCGTGACGACCGCGCCCGCCGGGCCCTCCTGCTGAACCGTCTCCTCGTCGAACTCGACGCGGACCACGCCCTGAACCTGCGCCGCGCCCCCGACGTCCGCGCCGCCTGCCGGGCCGCGTACGGGCCGCCGGACGGCGCCCGGCTGGTCCCGCTGCGTGAACTCCTGGGCGTGCTGGGCGCGTTCCAGTGGCAGCTGAGGGGCGTCGAGGTCCCGGCCCTCGGCGCGCGGATCCATCCCGCGTACGGCGTCTTCTCCCCCGTGCGCGGCGAGTACGTCGACCTGGTCGACTCGGCGCCGCTGCCCCGGAGTTGCCGTACCGCGTTCGACCTCGGCACCGGAACGGGCGTGCTGGCGGCGGTACTTGCCCGGCGCGGTGTGGAGCGGGTCGTGGCGACGGACGTCAACCCGCGCGCGCTCGCCTGCGCCCGGGACAACGTGCGGCGGCTCGGGTTCGGGGAGCGGGTCGTCGTCCAGGGGCCGGGGCTGTATCCGCGCGGGCGCGCCGATCTCGTCGTCTGCAATCCGCCGTGGCTGCCGGGGCGGCCGAGTGCCGGGCTCGAACTGGGGGTGTACGACGAGGACAGTGTGATGCTGCGGGAGTTCCTGGCGGGGCTCGGGGAGCGGCTGCGGCCGGGCGGGGAGGGGTGGCTGGTGCTGTCGGACCTCGCGGAGTTGCTGGGGCTGCGGACGCGTAAGGAGTTGACGGGGTTGTTCCGTAGGGGTGGGCTGAGGGTCGTGGGGCGGCTCGACGCGCGCCCCCGGCACCGGAGGTCGCGTGACCGCAGCGATCCTCTGCACGCGGTCCGCAGCGCGGAGGTCACCTCACTGTGGCGGCTGGCCATCAGGGAGTGACCCCCTAAGGGGTCTACGGGTACTACGGGGCGCGGATGGGGGCTCGTAAAGGTCTTATAAGCCCCCACCTGTCGAACCTCACCCCCTGTATGGGCCAGAATGAGCCCGTGCCTTCCCTGTTGCTGATCGAGGACGACGACGCCATCCGTACGGCCCTGGAGCTCTCACTGACGCGCCAGGGGCACCGGGTCGCGACCGCTGCCAGCGGTGAGGACGGTCTGAAGCTCCTGCGTGAGCAGCGGCCGGATCTGATCGTGCTGGACGTGATGCTGCCCGGCATCGACGGGTTCGAGGTGTGCCGGCGCATCCGGCGCACGGACCAGTTGCCGATCATCCTGCTGACCGCGCGCAACGACGACATCGACGTCGTGGTGGGCCTGGAGTCCGGGGCGGACGACTACGTCGTCAAGCCCGTCCAGGGGCGGGTGCTGGACGCGCGGATCCGGGCCGTGCTGCGGCGCGGCGAGCGCGAGTCCAGCGACTCGGCGACGTTCGGGAGCCTCGTCATCGACCGTTCGGCGATGACGGTGACGAAGAACGGCCAGGACCTCCAGCTGACGCCGACCGAGCTGCGGCTGCTGCTCGAACTGAGCCGGCGTCCGGGTCAGGCGCTGTCGCGGCAGCAGTTGCTGCGGCTGGTGTGGGAGCACGACTACCTCGGTGACTCGCGGCTGGTGGACGCGTGTGTCCAGCGGCTGCGCGCCAAGATCGAGGACGTGCCGTCGTCGCCCACGCTGATCCGTACCGTCCGGGGTGTCGGCTACCGCCTGGACGCGCCTCAGTGACCCAGGCCGCACGGGCTTCACGCGGCTGGTCCGCGTTCCGCAAGCATGTCCTGTCCCGGCTGCGTTTCACGAGCTTCCGGCTCCGGCTGATCGTCGTCTTCGGCGCGGTCGCGCTGGCGACGGCCGTCTCGTCGTCCGGCATCGCCTACTGGCTCAACCGAGAGGCGGTGCTGACGCGCGCGCAGGACGCGGTGCTGAAGGACTTCCGGACGGAGATGCAGAACCGCGCGGGCGCGCTGCCCGAGCGTCCCTCGCAGTCCGAACTCCAGCGCACGGCCGCGCAGATGGCCAACAGCAGTCAGCGTTTCAGTGTGCTGCTGGTCGCCACCGACGACGTCGGGCGGACCGTGTACGGCAACTCCGGTGGGCTGAGCGGGTTCTCGCTGGACGACGTGCCTCAGGCGCTGCGGCGCGCGGTGAACCGGCAGCAGACGGTGACCGGTTCCAACCGGGCCTCGTACCACCTCTTCTGGCAGCGCGTCGTCGATCACGGGACGCCGTATCTGGTGGCCGGGACGAAGGTCGACGGCGGCGGGCCAACTGGGTACATGCGCAAGTCCCTTGAGCCCGAGGAGAAGGATCTCAACTCCCTCGCCTGGTCGCTCGGGATCGCCACCGGGCTCGCGCTGATCGGGGCGGCGCTGATCGCGCAGGCCGCGTCCACGACGGTACTGAAACCCGTGCACCGGCTGGGAGTTGCCGCCCGGCGGCTCGGCGAGGGCAAGCTCGACACGCGGCTCCAGGTGTCGGGGACCGATGAACTCGCCGATCTGTCACGGACGTTCAACCGTGCCGCCGAGGCGCTGGAGAAGCGGGTCGCCGACATGGCCGCGCGGGACGAGGCGTCGCGGCGCTTCGTCGCCGACATGAGCCACGAACTGCGCACGCCGCTCACCGCCATCACCGCCGTGACGGAGGTGCTGGAAGAGGAACTTGAGGCCGAGACCGGCAGCATGGACCCGATGATCGAGCCCGCCGTACGGCTCGTGGTGAGCGAGACGCGGCGGCTCAACAACCTCGTCGAGAACCTGATGGAGGTCACCCGCTTCGACGCGGGCACGGCCCGGCTGGTCCTGGACGACGTCGACGTCGCCGACCAGATCACCGCGTGCATCGACGCGCGCGCCTGGCTGGACGCGGTCGAACTCGACGCGGAGCGCGGGATCCACGCGCGCCTGGATCCCCGGCGGCTCGACGTGATCCTCGCCAACCTCATCGGCAACGCCCTCAAGCACGGTGGGTCGCCGGTGCGGGTGTCGGTGCGGGAGAGCGCCGACGAGGTCGTCATCGCGGTGCGCGACCACGGGCCCGGCATCCCCGAGGAAGTCCTGCCGCACGTCTTCGACCGGTTCTACAAGGCCAGTGCGTCCAGGCCGCGTTCGGACGGCAGCGGGCTCGGGCTGTCCATCGCGCTGGAGAACGCCCACATCCACGGCGGCGCGCTCAGCGCGGCCAACTCGCCTGAGGGCGGTGCGGTGTTCACGCTGCGGCTGCCCCGGGACATCGACGCGGTGGAGCGGGAGAACGGGGGCGAGGTCTCATGAGTGTCCGTCAACTCAAGGGCGGGCGGCTGGTGTTGGTCGCCGGGCTGGGGCTGGTGCTCGCCGGGTGCGGGATCCGGGCGACCGAGGTGCCGACCGACTTCGGGGCGGCGCCCTCGCGGGTGCGGTGCTCGCTCTCCGACTCCGGGACGACGGCGGCCCAGTTGTCGGGCAAGGTGCCGGTGCGGGTGTTCCTGCTGTGCGGGGCGTCGCTCGTCGCCGTCGACCGCGCGGTTCCCGTGCCGGACGGGGCGGTCGGGGCGAAGCGGCGGGTGCTGGTCGCACAGGGTCTGCTGGACGAGTTGGGCGCGAGTCCGCCGGCGGTGGAGAAGGAGGCCGGGTACACGACCGACGTGCGCGCCGGGGCGACCGTCCTGCCCCCGCTGTCCGGCGCCGACCCCGACGACGCGCTCCGCCTGAGCATCGCGCCGAACGACCTCTCCTCCTACGCCCTCTCCCAGGTCGTCTGCACCCTCTCCGACTCCG encodes:
- a CDS encoding methyltransferase: MALTTPKSIRMSAQHDRVVTVDDTLRAATAHRLTAAGTALLWRGDYVNARQLLAALARRIPNSAYDTASSPAEIYARQRDDRARRALLLNRLLVELDADHALNLRRAPDVRAACRAAYGPPDGARLVPLRELLGVLGAFQWQLRGVEVPALGARIHPAYGVFSPVRGEYVDLVDSAPLPRSCRTAFDLGTGTGVLAAVLARRGVERVVATDVNPRALACARDNVRRLGFGERVVVQGPGLYPRGRADLVVCNPPWLPGRPSAGLELGVYDEDSVMLREFLAGLGERLRPGGEGWLVLSDLAELLGLRTRKELTGLFRRGGLRVVGRLDARPRHRRSRDRSDPLHAVRSAEVTSLWRLAIRE
- the afsQ1 gene encoding two-component system response regulator AfsQ1 — protein: MPSLLLIEDDDAIRTALELSLTRQGHRVATAASGEDGLKLLREQRPDLIVLDVMLPGIDGFEVCRRIRRTDQLPIILLTARNDDIDVVVGLESGADDYVVKPVQGRVLDARIRAVLRRGERESSDSATFGSLVIDRSAMTVTKNGQDLQLTPTELRLLLELSRRPGQALSRQQLLRLVWEHDYLGDSRLVDACVQRLRAKIEDVPSSPTLIRTVRGVGYRLDAPQ
- a CDS encoding sensor histidine kinase yields the protein MTQAARASRGWSAFRKHVLSRLRFTSFRLRLIVVFGAVALATAVSSSGIAYWLNREAVLTRAQDAVLKDFRTEMQNRAGALPERPSQSELQRTAAQMANSSQRFSVLLVATDDVGRTVYGNSGGLSGFSLDDVPQALRRAVNRQQTVTGSNRASYHLFWQRVVDHGTPYLVAGTKVDGGGPTGYMRKSLEPEEKDLNSLAWSLGIATGLALIGAALIAQAASTTVLKPVHRLGVAARRLGEGKLDTRLQVSGTDELADLSRTFNRAAEALEKRVADMAARDEASRRFVADMSHELRTPLTAITAVTEVLEEELEAETGSMDPMIEPAVRLVVSETRRLNNLVENLMEVTRFDAGTARLVLDDVDVADQITACIDARAWLDAVELDAERGIHARLDPRRLDVILANLIGNALKHGGSPVRVSVRESADEVVIAVRDHGPGIPEEVLPHVFDRFYKASASRPRSDGSGLGLSIALENAHIHGGALSAANSPEGGAVFTLRLPRDIDAVERENGGEVS